Proteins encoded within one genomic window of Spiribacter curvatus:
- the rpmF gene encoding 50S ribosomal protein L32, with protein sequence MAVQKSKKSPSRRGMRRSHDALKNPSLSVEPTTGETHRRHHISADGYYRGRKVTTGKDD encoded by the coding sequence ATGGCTGTACAGAAATCGAAGAAGTCACCGTCACGTCGCGGCATGCGCCGGAGCCACGATGCACTCAAAAACCCGAGCCTGAGTGTCGAGCCAACCACCGGTGAGACCCATCGCCGCCATCATATCTCTGCGGATGGCTATTACCGTGGCCGCAAGGTGACCACCGGCAAGGACGACTAG
- a CDS encoding YceD family protein, whose product MERLAPGEHSWAGALVGQPLPRIRDLGGSADEVTGSLTLSVGDQRPRLQGECQAVVTIDCERCLAPVSIPVHGHFDLIVVDRIEQADAYGAEAPVVVAPKGQLDVVAMLEDEIILALPLIPMHDDTNCDGGQRHFGPADEPAPVRENPFQALESLKRDDSGETH is encoded by the coding sequence ATGGAACGACTCGCGCCGGGCGAGCATTCCTGGGCGGGCGCGCTCGTCGGGCAACCGCTTCCGCGGATCCGCGATCTCGGCGGCAGCGCGGACGAAGTGACCGGCTCGCTGACGCTGTCGGTCGGCGATCAACGACCGAGGCTGCAGGGCGAGTGCCAGGCGGTTGTGACCATTGACTGCGAACGTTGTCTGGCGCCGGTATCAATACCGGTCCATGGCCATTTCGATCTGATCGTTGTGGATCGAATCGAACAGGCGGACGCCTACGGCGCCGAAGCGCCCGTGGTGGTCGCCCCGAAAGGGCAATTGGATGTCGTTGCGATGCTTGAAGATGAGATCATCCTCGCATTGCCGCTCATTCCGATGCACGACGACACGAACTGTGACGGCGGACAGCGGCACTTCGGGCCGGCGGATGAACCGGCCCCGGTACGCGAGAACCCGTTCCAGGCGCTCGAATCGCTCAAGCGTGACGATTCGGGTGAGACACACTGA
- a CDS encoding Maf family protein has protein sequence MTSIILASSSPYRAELLRRLQIDFKPVAPAIDERRQADEAAEAYVRRLACGKADAVAGDHPEAIIIGSDQCSECQGEILGKPGSAERAIEQLLNASGQRVTLFTAVAVHDPASGHTAVETVATHVQFRRLGRSAIERYVNTDQPLDCAGAFRAEGLGISLFESIQTDDPNALIGLPLIALNRLLGRIGVIRP, from the coding sequence ATGACTTCAATCATACTCGCTTCCAGCTCACCCTACCGGGCAGAACTGCTGCGCCGTCTGCAGATCGACTTCAAGCCGGTTGCGCCCGCAATCGATGAGCGCCGGCAGGCTGACGAAGCCGCCGAGGCGTACGTCCGACGACTGGCCTGCGGCAAGGCGGATGCGGTCGCCGGCGATCACCCGGAGGCCATCATCATTGGCTCGGATCAATGCAGTGAGTGCCAGGGCGAGATTCTCGGCAAACCCGGTAGCGCTGAGCGCGCCATTGAGCAGCTCCTCAATGCCTCCGGCCAGCGCGTCACCCTTTTCACCGCCGTCGCGGTGCATGATCCCGCCAGCGGGCATACCGCCGTTGAAACCGTCGCCACTCATGTGCAGTTCCGACGTCTCGGGCGCAGTGCCATCGAACGCTACGTGAACACCGACCAGCCCCTCGACTGCGCCGGTGCGTTTCGGGCCGAGGGCCTGGGCATCAGTCTGTTCGAATCGATACAGACCGACGATCCGAACGCCCTGATTGGCCTGCCGTTGATCGCGCTCAATCGGTTGCTGGGTCGGATCGGTGTGATCCGTCCCTGA
- a CDS encoding S49 family peptidase, with translation MSDDDSWARETLREVALEGIRERRRSRRWTIFLRLLLLALIAVAVFSSLRSALPIGQGSEPGAHTAVVQVNGPIMAGRPANAARIIEGLERAFEADNAQGVMLQINSPGGSPVASSRIYQAIDRLSAAHPDKPVHAVAGDVMASGAYYIAAAADDIHVNGASIVGSIGVINRGFGFSDAIERLGIDRRVYTAGEQKSGLDPFMPPDGDQVAAMQRMLDDIHQQFIQAVRDGRGDRLTGNPDSLFSGRAWTGGEGIDLGLADAHGSPESVARTVIGASKRVDYTPRRRLFDQALERIGSAAATTWLRLQDPMMMR, from the coding sequence ATGAGTGATGATGATTCCTGGGCCCGCGAGACATTACGTGAGGTCGCCCTCGAAGGCATTCGCGAGCGCCGCCGGTCCCGGCGCTGGACTATCTTTCTGCGCCTCCTTTTGCTGGCGCTGATCGCTGTCGCGGTATTCTCATCGCTGAGAAGCGCGCTGCCGATCGGACAGGGCAGCGAGCCTGGCGCACACACTGCCGTGGTACAGGTGAACGGGCCGATCATGGCGGGTCGTCCTGCCAATGCCGCGCGGATCATTGAAGGGCTGGAGCGCGCGTTCGAGGCAGACAACGCACAGGGCGTCATGCTCCAGATCAATAGCCCCGGCGGGTCACCCGTCGCCTCGAGTCGGATCTACCAGGCCATTGATCGACTCAGTGCAGCTCATCCGGATAAACCAGTGCATGCGGTGGCCGGCGATGTCATGGCATCAGGGGCCTATTATATCGCCGCCGCGGCGGACGATATCCACGTCAACGGCGCGTCGATCGTCGGATCAATCGGCGTCATCAACCGCGGGTTCGGATTCTCTGATGCCATCGAGCGGCTGGGCATCGATCGACGGGTCTATACAGCGGGGGAGCAAAAGTCCGGCCTTGATCCGTTCATGCCGCCGGATGGCGACCAGGTGGCGGCCATGCAGCGGATGCTCGATGACATCCACCAACAGTTCATTCAGGCGGTCCGTGATGGCCGGGGTGATCGGCTCACGGGTAACCCGGATAGTCTGTTCTCAGGGCGCGCCTGGACTGGCGGCGAAGGCATCGATCTAGGCCTTGCGGACGCGCATGGCAGCCCAGAGAGCGTTGCAAGGACGGTTATCGGCGCGTCGAAGCGCGTCGACTACACGCCGCGGCGTCGGCTCTTCGACCAGGCGCTGGAGCGGATCGGCAGTGCCGCAGCCACCACCTGGCTACGACTGCAGGATCCGATGATGATGCGCTGA
- a CDS encoding RluA family pseudouridine synthase, with translation MAGPTIHTVAAEIAGQRVDNFLLRQLKGVPRTRVYRLLRRGEVRVNGGRIRPTYRLAEGDRVRIPPVRQAAGGETMAPSAQIIQRLESAVLYEDDRLLILDKPSGMAVHGGSGIAYGVIEALRIMRPRAAFLDLAHRLDRDTSGCLVLAKRRSTLRALHAAFRDNAVDKHYLALMGGAVAPGRQRVDARLRAEAGKGGERVMRVHPQGQSARTDFTLLTSYEGWSLVRATLHTGRTHQIRAHAASIGHPVAMDRRYGDGQADQALRSRGLKRLFLHAEHLAFDLPGHGRVEASAPLPAELQSVLTVLHER, from the coding sequence TTGGCGGGACCGACCATCCATACGGTAGCGGCGGAAATCGCGGGGCAACGCGTCGACAACTTCCTCCTCCGCCAGCTCAAGGGCGTGCCGAGAACCCGCGTCTATCGGCTGTTGCGCCGGGGCGAGGTGCGTGTGAATGGCGGTCGGATACGTCCCACCTACCGGCTCGCTGAGGGTGATCGGGTGCGGATTCCGCCAGTGAGACAGGCGGCTGGCGGTGAGACGATGGCGCCATCGGCGCAGATCATCCAGCGCCTCGAATCCGCGGTCCTCTACGAGGACGATCGCCTTCTGATCCTTGATAAGCCCTCCGGGATGGCGGTCCATGGTGGCTCGGGCATCGCCTATGGCGTTATTGAGGCGCTGCGGATCATGCGTCCCCGGGCAGCGTTCCTTGATCTCGCCCACCGCCTGGACCGCGACACCAGTGGCTGCCTGGTCCTTGCCAAACGTCGCTCGACCCTCCGTGCCCTGCATGCAGCATTCCGCGACAATGCGGTCGACAAGCACTACCTCGCTCTGATGGGTGGGGCCGTGGCGCCGGGTCGTCAGCGGGTGGACGCGCGGCTGCGGGCTGAAGCCGGCAAAGGCGGTGAGCGGGTCATGCGGGTCCATCCCCAGGGCCAATCGGCGCGAACCGATTTCACTCTGCTGACGTCCTACGAAGGGTGGAGCCTGGTCCGGGCAACGCTTCATACCGGTCGGACCCATCAGATCCGAGCACATGCCGCGTCCATCGGTCACCCGGTGGCAATGGATCGTCGCTATGGCGACGGGCAGGCGGATCAGGCATTGCGATCAAGGGGGCTCAAGCGCCTTTTTCTGCATGCCGAGCACCTGGCTTTCGACCTGCCCGGGCATGGACGGGTCGAGGCGAGCGCACCGCTGCCCGCTGAATTACAGAGCGTGCTGACGGTCCTCCACGAGCGATAA
- the rne gene encoding ribonuclease E — protein sequence MKRMLVNATQPEELRVALVDGQSLYDLDIETPARERKKANIYKGRITRVEPSLEAAFVQYGAERHGFLPFKEIAREYFDGDGDIDPDNASIADVITEGREVVVQVEKEERGTKGAALTTFVSLAGRYLVLMPNNPRAGGVSRRIEGNERNEIRDALKTLEVPDGMGLIVRTAGVGRNAEELQWDLDYLRNLWSAVQKAAETKSAPFLIYQESNVIIRALRDYLRADIGEILIDDREVYERAREFVEQVMPHNLQKLKFYDDKVPLFNRYQIESQIESAFQREVRLPSGGVIVIDHTEALVSIDINSARATKGADIEETALKTNVEAADEIARQLRLRDLGGLIVIDFIDMGPNRNQREVENRVRDAVKQDRARVQLGRISRFGLLEMSRQRLRSSLGESALEVCSRCSGQGTVRSVESLALSVLRIIEEEAMKDKTGKVVAQLPVDVATFLLNEKRGILETIETRNGIGVILIPNRSLETPHYELQRVRSDEETEPANSYQMGTEEAAPSRAEELLTAERPQAERPAVSGVSAGRPAPAPSQPPVSATTPAPTPEAETPAETDRGVPRAPGLIGWLKRLVSGDDDATRDSPMHSSTTRTASDAGTGTADHDSTEASSTRSRSGNGRRRRSGNGNAGQANRRGGQRRNRAANADESEAGPDAAPSNESADPIGESEQKKSKPKSAGKKKDSDAESKPKAKRSGGSKSSDKDKDKDKDKDKDKDKEKNKGKTQAREQAAPEPKPADETSPTASGATAGVVESADDRDEANGESAGNGNRSRRGRRGGRRRRRGGSSGNGSDDNGAEQALDSESASADPAPADVRQPSEPEPESKPEPEPKSEPKSEPQSGSADELAQDKPKRRRSRSGSGRPRKAETTAETPASAGPAAPAGDPRRWSGRPRLPSETGD from the coding sequence ATGAAAAGAATGCTCGTCAATGCAACCCAGCCCGAAGAGCTGCGGGTTGCACTGGTCGATGGCCAGTCCCTCTACGACCTCGACATCGAGACACCGGCACGGGAGCGTAAGAAAGCCAATATCTACAAGGGGCGGATCACCCGGGTCGAGCCGAGTCTCGAAGCGGCGTTCGTTCAGTATGGCGCCGAGCGGCACGGCTTTCTGCCGTTCAAGGAGATCGCCCGCGAATACTTTGATGGCGATGGGGATATCGACCCCGACAATGCCTCGATTGCGGATGTCATCACCGAGGGGCGTGAAGTCGTCGTCCAGGTCGAAAAGGAAGAGCGCGGGACCAAGGGCGCGGCACTGACCACATTCGTCAGCCTTGCCGGCCGCTATCTTGTGCTCATGCCCAACAACCCGCGGGCTGGCGGTGTTTCACGGCGGATTGAGGGTAATGAGCGCAATGAGATCCGTGATGCGCTGAAAACCCTCGAGGTGCCGGACGGCATGGGGTTGATTGTTCGCACAGCCGGGGTCGGACGTAACGCCGAAGAACTGCAGTGGGACCTCGATTACCTGCGCAATCTCTGGTCAGCGGTGCAGAAGGCGGCGGAGACCAAATCGGCCCCCTTTCTGATCTATCAGGAGAGCAACGTCATCATCCGCGCCCTCCGGGATTATCTGCGCGCGGACATCGGCGAAATTCTCATTGATGACCGCGAGGTCTACGAGCGGGCGCGGGAGTTCGTCGAGCAGGTTATGCCCCACAACCTGCAGAAGCTCAAGTTCTACGACGACAAGGTCCCGCTGTTCAATCGCTACCAGATTGAGAGCCAGATCGAGTCGGCCTTCCAGCGGGAGGTCCGGCTGCCCAGCGGCGGCGTGATCGTGATCGACCACACCGAGGCGCTGGTCTCCATCGACATCAACTCGGCCCGAGCGACCAAAGGCGCCGACATCGAAGAGACGGCCCTCAAAACCAACGTCGAAGCCGCCGACGAGATCGCCCGCCAACTGCGGCTGCGTGACCTCGGCGGGCTGATCGTGATCGACTTCATCGACATGGGGCCCAATCGGAATCAGCGCGAGGTGGAAAACCGCGTGCGCGATGCCGTGAAGCAGGATCGCGCACGCGTCCAGCTGGGTCGCATCTCACGCTTTGGCCTGCTGGAGATGTCCCGCCAGCGTCTACGCTCCTCACTGGGCGAATCGGCGCTCGAGGTCTGCAGCCGGTGCAGCGGTCAGGGCACCGTGCGCAGTGTCGAATCACTCGCCCTGTCAGTGCTCCGGATCATCGAAGAAGAGGCGATGAAGGATAAGACGGGCAAGGTGGTCGCACAGCTGCCTGTGGACGTCGCAACGTTCCTGCTCAATGAGAAACGCGGCATCCTCGAAACCATCGAGACGCGTAACGGCATCGGAGTGATCCTGATCCCCAATCGCAGCCTGGAGACGCCGCATTACGAGCTCCAGCGGGTGCGCAGCGATGAGGAGACGGAACCCGCCAACAGTTATCAGATGGGGACAGAGGAAGCCGCCCCGAGTCGCGCCGAGGAACTACTGACGGCGGAACGACCACAGGCCGAACGGCCAGCCGTTAGTGGCGTGAGTGCCGGCCGCCCCGCCCCAGCCCCCAGTCAGCCGCCGGTATCAGCAACGACGCCCGCGCCGACGCCTGAAGCGGAGACACCGGCCGAGACGGATCGGGGTGTGCCCCGGGCTCCCGGGCTGATTGGCTGGCTCAAGCGCCTGGTCAGCGGCGATGACGATGCAACACGCGACTCGCCAATGCATTCGTCGACGACCCGGACGGCGTCGGACGCGGGTACCGGCACGGCCGATCATGACTCGACCGAGGCCTCCTCGACGCGATCGCGCAGTGGTAACGGCCGCCGCCGGCGCAGCGGGAATGGCAACGCCGGCCAGGCCAATCGCCGTGGCGGACAGCGCCGCAACCGCGCCGCCAATGCCGACGAGAGCGAGGCTGGGCCCGATGCGGCGCCGAGTAATGAATCGGCCGACCCTATCGGTGAGAGCGAGCAGAAGAAGAGCAAGCCCAAGTCGGCGGGGAAGAAAAAGGATTCCGACGCGGAGAGCAAGCCCAAGGCGAAGCGTAGCGGCGGTTCGAAGTCGTCAGACAAAGACAAAGACAAAGACAAAGACAAGGATAAGGACAAGGACAAAGAGAAGAACAAGGGGAAGACACAAGCCAGGGAGCAGGCAGCCCCAGAGCCAAAGCCTGCTGATGAGACCAGCCCGACGGCTAGCGGTGCGACTGCCGGGGTCGTCGAGTCTGCCGATGATCGGGACGAGGCAAACGGCGAGAGCGCCGGTAATGGCAACCGCAGCCGACGGGGTCGTCGGGGCGGTCGTCGTCGGCGGCGCGGCGGTAGCAGCGGTAACGGCAGTGACGACAATGGCGCAGAGCAGGCACTGGATTCGGAGTCCGCGTCCGCCGATCCGGCGCCGGCGGACGTCAGGCAGCCGTCCGAGCCGGAGCCAGAGTCGAAGCCGGAGCCGGAGCCAAAGTCGGAGCCAAAGTCGGAGCCGCAGTCAGGGTCAGCGGACGAGCTGGCGCAGGATAAGCCCAAGCGGCGTCGCTCCCGGTCAGGCAGCGGCCGTCCCCGCAAGGCAGAGACAACCGCCGAGACACCGGCGAGTGCCGGGCCGGCAGCGCCGGCGGGAGATCCGCGCCGCTGGTCGGGTCGCCCGCGTCTGCCCTCAGAGACGGGCGATTAG
- a CDS encoding low molecular weight protein-tyrosine-phosphatase, with protein MSRVLFVCMGNICRSPIAEGIVRERLRVEGLTGQIATDSAGTHSYHLGKAPDRRAQALMAEQGIDISDLRARQVDGFDFEFFDVVLAMDEGNYEWLRAEAPSAQRAKIRPMLSYAESAQQVDWVPDPYFGGDSGFRRVYELIDNAANGLMDHLRASADD; from the coding sequence ATGTCGCGGGTACTGTTTGTATGTATGGGCAATATCTGTCGCTCACCGATCGCCGAGGGGATTGTCCGGGAGCGACTGCGTGTTGAGGGTCTGACCGGTCAGATCGCCACCGATTCCGCCGGTACCCACAGCTATCACCTCGGAAAGGCACCGGATCGACGCGCACAGGCGCTGATGGCAGAGCAGGGTATCGACATCAGCGATCTGCGCGCCCGGCAGGTGGATGGCTTCGATTTCGAGTTCTTCGATGTCGTCCTGGCGATGGACGAGGGCAATTATGAGTGGCTGCGGGCTGAGGCACCCAGTGCCCAACGGGCGAAGATCCGGCCGATGCTGAGCTACGCGGAATCGGCGCAGCAGGTCGACTGGGTGCCGGATCCCTATTTCGGCGGTGATTCAGGCTTTCGCCGCGTCTACGAGCTCATCGACAACGCGGCGAATGGCCTGATGGATCACCTGAGAGCCTCGGCCGACGACTAA
- the kdsB gene encoding 3-deoxy-manno-octulosonate cytidylyltransferase has product MTDFTVVIPARSASVRLPGKPLLPLGGRPVIEHVWRRAIESGAERVIVATDDDAIAERVTALGADCCMTAADHTSGTERIAEVVGQRGFAADTIVVNLQGDEPLMPPVLLAQVATTLASTPVAAMATLATAVVDSDEMHDPHAVKLVADHNGRALYFSRAAIPWDRHGDAEALYAVARRHLGIYAYRAGFLRDYPALPPSPLEGIEQLEQLRVLQAGIHIQVADARERPGPGIDTAADLAMAEAAIGPKPTTGE; this is encoded by the coding sequence ATGACCGACTTCACCGTAGTGATCCCAGCACGCTCCGCATCCGTCCGGCTGCCGGGTAAGCCGCTGCTGCCCCTGGGCGGGCGGCCAGTGATTGAGCATGTCTGGCGGCGGGCGATCGAAAGCGGTGCTGAGCGGGTCATCGTGGCAACCGATGATGATGCGATCGCCGAGCGGGTCACCGCTCTCGGCGCTGACTGCTGCATGACGGCTGCAGATCATACGAGTGGTACCGAGCGCATCGCCGAGGTAGTGGGGCAGCGTGGATTCGCCGCTGACACCATCGTCGTCAATCTTCAGGGTGACGAACCCCTCATGCCCCCTGTGCTGCTGGCCCAGGTGGCCACGACACTGGCATCGACACCAGTAGCGGCCATGGCAACGCTCGCGACCGCGGTCGTGGACAGTGATGAGATGCATGATCCGCATGCGGTCAAGCTGGTGGCCGACCATAACGGGCGGGCGCTGTACTTCAGTCGCGCCGCCATTCCCTGGGATCGTCATGGAGATGCTGAAGCGCTCTACGCGGTCGCGCGGCGGCATCTGGGGATTTATGCCTATCGGGCGGGGTTTCTGCGCGATTATCCGGCCCTGCCGCCCAGCCCACTGGAAGGGATCGAACAGCTCGAGCAGTTGCGTGTGCTCCAGGCCGGTATCCACATTCAGGTAGCCGATGCCAGGGAGCGCCCCGGTCCGGGTATTGATACCGCTGCCGACCTTGCGATGGCGGAAGCCGCCATCGGTCCCAAACCGACAACTGGAGAGTAA
- the lpxK gene encoding tetraacyldisaccharide 4'-kinase: protein MTRHWPGFWARHGLIARLLRPLEWLFCHVAARRRRRLEPIARPLSAPVVVVGNLAVGGTGKTPLVIWLVSAAAARGWRPGVVLRGYGGRAADITPVTAESDPGQVGDEAVLIARRTGSPVMIGRDRAAAAEALIAGGGVDLVISDDGLQHYRLARDVEIVVVDARRGHGNARCLPAGPLREPLARLREVDDVIGQGGPVDGIGHCFALMANELEPIGPTHAAPPVSGDRVHGVAGIGHPARFFDTLRAMGFDVVAHAFDDHHRYRASDLRLADDAALIMTEKDAVKCRAIAPPASWYLPVAARPDDASAAFLVRLLDRAQQRFNDRQRMP, encoded by the coding sequence ATGACTAGGCACTGGCCCGGCTTCTGGGCCCGTCATGGTCTGATCGCCAGGCTGCTCAGACCGCTGGAATGGCTCTTCTGTCATGTCGCTGCACGCCGGCGCCGCCGACTTGAACCGATCGCCCGCCCCCTCTCGGCGCCGGTCGTGGTGGTCGGCAATCTCGCGGTGGGCGGAACCGGTAAGACGCCATTAGTAATCTGGCTGGTGTCAGCGGCTGCCGCCCGGGGCTGGCGACCCGGTGTGGTGCTGCGTGGCTACGGAGGCCGTGCGGCAGACATCACACCGGTCACCGCCGAGAGTGATCCCGGGCAAGTGGGCGATGAGGCCGTCCTGATCGCGCGCCGCACCGGCTCTCCGGTCATGATTGGGCGTGACCGCGCCGCAGCGGCCGAGGCCCTGATCGCCGGCGGCGGTGTCGATCTGGTCATCAGCGATGACGGTCTGCAGCACTACCGGCTGGCGCGCGATGTCGAGATTGTCGTGGTCGATGCCCGACGCGGTCACGGCAATGCCCGCTGTCTGCCCGCCGGCCCGTTGCGCGAGCCCCTAGCGCGGCTCCGCGAGGTGGACGATGTCATCGGCCAGGGTGGGCCGGTGGATGGGATCGGACACTGTTTCGCGCTCATGGCGAATGAGCTCGAACCCATCGGCCCCACTCACGCAGCGCCGCCGGTCAGCGGCGATCGCGTGCATGGCGTAGCGGGAATCGGCCATCCGGCGCGCTTTTTCGACACCCTGCGGGCGATGGGATTCGACGTCGTCGCGCACGCATTCGACGATCATCACCGATACCGGGCTTCTGATCTGCGGTTGGCCGATGATGCAGCGCTGATCATGACCGAAAAAGATGCCGTTAAATGCCGGGCGATCGCGCCGCCAGCCAGCTGGTATCTTCCGGTTGCCGCTCGACCGGACGATGCATCCGCAGCCTTTCTCGTGCGGCTTCTGGACCGGGCGCAACAGCGATTCAATGATCGACAGAGGATGCCATGA
- the msbA gene encoding lipid A export permease/ATP-binding protein MsbA — MSGSSSGTQVATGMQIYRRLISYVLVHWRVAVVAVVGMLITGASEAGFAWLIKPMLDAGFVERDPAVLQLIPLGVLGIFLVRGVSSFAAQYGTAWVSRRVIAQLRGEVFARVLTLPRRYFDDISSGMLLSRLTYNVEQVAQAGTNAMVIIIRDSATVIFLLAYMAWLSWSLTLTFMLLGPVVIGVVLYVSKRFRRLSHTIQQSVGSIAYVAEEAIEGSDEVRMHGAQAVERTRFEAANQRNTDQFMKFASTQALSTPVVQFCAALALSIVVWLATAQGSVTTVSVGTFVSFITAMMLLLQPLKRLTRVHAEIQRGIAAGESIFEIIDEPPEVDHGDYAPDRVDGQITFRHVSFAYGAGATTVLDAIDLEIPAGETVAIVGRSGSGKTTLVNLLPRFYEPTDGEIRLDGVALSDYRLDALRRQLALVGQQVVLFNTTIAENIAYGQDPLPPRSAIVAAAEAANARGFIEELPAGFDTLIGADGVQLSGGQRQRLAIARALLKDAPVLILDEATSALDSESEQHIQSALERLIRGRTTLVIAHRLSTIERADRIVVLDAGRVVEQGTHAELIASRGHYAALHRLQFRSEWSQADDD; from the coding sequence ATGAGCGGATCGTCCAGCGGTACGCAGGTCGCCACGGGAATGCAGATCTACCGCCGACTGATCAGCTATGTCCTTGTCCACTGGCGGGTCGCGGTGGTGGCTGTGGTCGGTATGCTGATCACTGGGGCGAGCGAGGCGGGCTTCGCCTGGCTGATCAAACCCATGCTCGATGCCGGTTTCGTGGAGCGCGATCCGGCGGTGCTGCAGCTGATTCCCCTCGGGGTCCTTGGCATTTTCCTGGTTCGCGGCGTCAGCAGTTTCGCCGCGCAGTATGGGACGGCCTGGGTGAGTCGGCGGGTCATCGCGCAGCTGCGTGGCGAGGTGTTTGCGCGGGTGCTGACCCTGCCGCGGCGCTATTTCGACGACATCTCTTCGGGCATGCTGCTGTCACGCCTGACCTACAACGTCGAGCAGGTCGCCCAGGCCGGTACCAATGCCATGGTGATCATCATCCGTGACAGCGCGACGGTGATCTTCCTGCTCGCCTACATGGCCTGGCTCAGCTGGTCGCTGACGCTCACGTTCATGCTGCTCGGCCCGGTGGTGATCGGAGTGGTGCTCTACGTCAGCAAACGCTTCCGGCGCCTGAGTCACACTATCCAGCAATCGGTGGGCAGCATCGCCTACGTCGCCGAGGAGGCGATCGAGGGCAGTGACGAGGTGCGCATGCACGGCGCGCAGGCGGTTGAGCGGACACGTTTTGAGGCCGCGAACCAGCGCAATACCGATCAGTTCATGAAATTCGCGAGCACACAGGCTCTGAGTACGCCGGTTGTGCAGTTCTGCGCGGCACTGGCGTTATCCATCGTGGTCTGGCTGGCGACGGCGCAGGGCAGCGTGACAACCGTCAGCGTGGGTACGTTCGTGTCTTTCATCACTGCGATGATGTTGCTGCTCCAGCCACTCAAGCGACTCACCCGGGTTCACGCTGAAATACAGCGTGGTATTGCCGCCGGCGAGAGTATTTTCGAGATCATCGATGAGCCGCCCGAGGTCGATCATGGTGATTACGCGCCGGATCGCGTTGATGGGCAGATCACGTTCCGGCACGTGAGTTTCGCCTACGGCGCGGGGGCGACCACAGTGCTCGATGCCATTGACCTGGAGATCCCCGCCGGCGAGACGGTTGCCATTGTCGGCCGCTCGGGGAGCGGCAAGACAACGCTCGTCAACCTGCTGCCTCGATTCTATGAGCCCACGGACGGCGAGATCCGCCTCGATGGCGTAGCGCTATCGGATTATCGGCTGGATGCGCTGCGGCGGCAGCTCGCACTGGTGGGACAACAGGTGGTGCTATTCAACACCACCATCGCTGAGAATATCGCCTATGGCCAGGATCCGCTGCCGCCGCGCTCGGCCATCGTTGCCGCGGCCGAGGCGGCCAATGCCCGTGGCTTCATCGAGGAGCTGCCGGCCGGATTCGACACCTTGATCGGTGCCGATGGCGTTCAGCTCTCCGGTGGCCAGCGCCAGCGACTGGCGATCGCCCGGGCGCTGCTCAAGGACGCACCGGTACTGATCCTCGACGAGGCCACCTCGGCACTGGACTCCGAGTCGGAACAGCATATCCAGTCGGCCCTCGAGCGACTGATCCGTGGCCGTACGACGCTGGTGATCGCCCATCGCCTGTCGACGATTGAGCGCGCCGACCGCATTGTTGTCCTTGATGCCGGTCGGGTGGTGGAGCAGGGCACGCATGCCGAACTCATCGCGAGCCGCGGGCATTACGCGGCACTGCATCGGCTGCAGTTCCGCAGTGAGTGGTCGCAGGCGGACGATGACTAG
- a CDS encoding ExbD/TolR family protein, whose translation MRLSTREPEDPEINLTPLIDVVFLMLVFFVVTTTFTDREALEVTLPSAQSGAPVQTSPVEIVIGADGDLRIDGSAIGNTATALRRALASARAERTAAADRLLIRADRAVPHGRVLRVMDQAGQSGFASVSIATTGQGERP comes from the coding sequence ATGAGGCTGAGCACCCGCGAGCCTGAGGATCCCGAGATCAATCTCACGCCGCTCATCGATGTGGTGTTCCTGATGCTGGTCTTTTTCGTGGTCACCACGACGTTCACCGATCGCGAGGCGCTCGAGGTCACTCTGCCGAGCGCGCAGAGCGGTGCACCTGTACAGACCTCGCCGGTCGAGATCGTGATTGGTGCCGATGGAGATCTGCGCATTGACGGATCAGCCATTGGCAACACCGCAACAGCGCTTCGCCGAGCGCTTGCATCAGCCCGCGCTGAGCGAACGGCAGCGGCTGATCGTCTACTCATCCGCGCCGACCGGGCGGTGCCCCACGGTCGGGTACTGCGGGTGATGGATCAGGCGGGGCAGAGCGGCTTTGCAAGCGTGAGCATCGCGACGACCGGGCAGGGCGAAAGACCATGA